A region of Planococcus sp. MSAK28401 DNA encodes the following proteins:
- the thrB gene encoding homoserine kinase translates to MSGKEFSIAVPASTANLGPGFDSIGLALDLHLNIHVSPADSWQLDYKTAEYAHLSGTEGNLILQAAERTAAAYGKELPAAKLEIDTDIPLGRGLGSSASAIAAGIELANRLLDLRMSDQEKVQIGTEMEGHPDNISASLLGGLTISYYDEEQIETVHVGQVDIGVVLLIPQEIFLTEESRSLLPEQLQHAESVRGSAAANVLSAAMVRGDWEKAGKLMNKDTFHQPYRQNRFPDFKEIGEACQKLGAYGYAISGAGPSLFIPVRAGDEKRIGQALGQLFPHYESMAMKPARSGTKSHETVA, encoded by the coding sequence ATGAGCGGTAAAGAATTTTCGATAGCAGTACCTGCATCTACTGCCAACCTGGGCCCCGGATTTGATTCCATCGGACTTGCGCTGGACCTCCATTTAAATATTCACGTGTCGCCTGCCGATTCATGGCAACTTGATTATAAAACAGCAGAATATGCCCATTTGTCCGGTACTGAAGGTAATTTAATCCTGCAGGCGGCTGAACGCACAGCTGCCGCATACGGCAAAGAGTTGCCGGCAGCTAAACTCGAAATCGATACAGATATCCCGCTCGGGCGGGGGCTTGGCAGCAGCGCTTCGGCCATTGCAGCAGGCATTGAATTGGCGAACCGTTTGCTCGATCTGCGTATGTCCGACCAGGAAAAAGTTCAAATCGGCACTGAAATGGAAGGCCATCCGGACAATATCTCCGCTTCACTGCTCGGGGGGCTGACAATTTCCTATTATGATGAAGAGCAGATCGAAACTGTGCATGTCGGACAAGTCGATATCGGGGTCGTGCTATTGATCCCACAGGAGATTTTTCTGACAGAAGAGTCCAGAAGCCTGTTGCCCGAACAGCTTCAACATGCTGAAAGCGTGCGTGGAAGTGCCGCGGCCAATGTGCTTTCTGCAGCGATGGTGCGCGGCGATTGGGAAAAAGCCGGCAAGCTCATGAACAAAGATACGTTCCATCAGCCGTATCGCCAAAATCGCTTCCCGGATTTCAAGGAAATCGGTGAAGCGTGCCAGAAGCTCGGCGCTTATGGATACGCAATCAGCGGAGCGGGCCCGTCCCTCTTCATACCGGTCCGTGCCGGGGATGAAAAACGCATCGGACAAGCGCTCGGCCAGCTATTCCCGCATTATGAAAGCATGGCAATGAAGCCGGCCCGCAGCGGCACCAAATCACATGAAACAGTAGCATAA
- the thrC gene encoding threonine synthase translates to MRWPGLIEQYKEWLPVTEATPSLTLQEGNTPLIHLEKLSADWGIEVYAKIEGANPTGSFKDRGMVMAVAKAKEEGKSVLVCASTGNTSASAAAYGARAGMRTIVVIPEGRIALGKLAQAKMYGAEILEIKGNFDEALEMVREIGKSPGIALVNSVNPYRLEGQKTIAFEVIEQLGKVPDLFALPVGNAGNISAAWKGFTEYAERTGEKRPELLGVQAEGASPIVQNKVVEHPETVATAIRIGNPASWQLALNALDESQGTILSRSDDKILEAYQLLAKTEGVFAEPASCASIAGLKKQVKDGQIKKGSTVVCVLTGNGLKDPATAIEVSKQDGMLEAANMEQFWEELKKEVKV, encoded by the coding sequence ATGAGATGGCCTGGACTGATCGAACAATATAAAGAGTGGCTGCCGGTGACGGAAGCTACTCCTTCACTGACATTGCAAGAAGGCAATACACCGCTGATCCATCTTGAAAAGCTATCTGCTGATTGGGGCATCGAGGTCTATGCCAAAATCGAAGGCGCCAATCCGACCGGTTCCTTTAAGGATCGGGGAATGGTCATGGCAGTCGCTAAAGCGAAGGAAGAAGGTAAAAGCGTCCTGGTTTGTGCATCCACAGGAAACACATCGGCTTCGGCAGCTGCATATGGCGCAAGAGCGGGCATGCGGACGATTGTCGTCATTCCGGAAGGCCGCATTGCGCTTGGCAAGTTGGCTCAGGCAAAAATGTACGGTGCAGAAATTTTGGAAATCAAAGGCAATTTTGATGAAGCGCTGGAAATGGTCCGTGAAATCGGCAAATCCCCAGGTATCGCACTCGTCAACTCCGTTAACCCGTACCGTCTTGAAGGCCAGAAGACCATCGCTTTTGAAGTAATCGAGCAACTTGGGAAAGTACCGGACCTGTTCGCGCTTCCTGTTGGTAATGCCGGCAATATTTCAGCTGCTTGGAAAGGCTTTACTGAATACGCCGAACGCACTGGCGAAAAACGCCCTGAACTGCTCGGCGTCCAGGCGGAAGGCGCTTCGCCGATCGTCCAGAACAAAGTCGTGGAGCACCCTGAAACGGTCGCGACGGCGATCCGCATTGGCAACCCGGCAAGCTGGCAATTGGCACTTAACGCACTCGATGAATCGCAGGGCACGATCCTTTCGAGAAGTGATGATAAAATCCTCGAAGCTTACCAGCTGCTCGCCAAGACAGAAGGCGTCTTTGCGGAACCGGCATCTTGCGCATCGATCGCGGGCCTCAAAAAACAAGTCAAAGACGGCCAGATTAAAAAAGGATCGACCGTCGTCTGTGTACTGACAGGAAATGGCCTGAAAGACCCGGCGACAGCAATCGAAGTCAGTAAACAAGACGGCATGCTCGAAGCCGCAAACATGGAACAGTTTTGGGAGGAGTTAAAAAAGGAGGTCAAAGTATGA
- a CDS encoding homoserine dehydrogenase, with translation MRNEISIGLLGFGTVGSGVAKIIQQHQEDLQHKLGAQVAIRKVLVRDAGKDRLSDLDPNVFTTDIEEILNDSSLDIIVEVMGGIEGARAAMEQALKSGKQVVTANKDVMAQYGHDLLKLADAEKCDLFYEASVAGGIPIIRTLEDGLASDRISSMMGIVNGTTNFILTKMKQEKKSYEDALAEATELGFAEADPTADVGGLDAARKMVILSSLAYSTEVKLDDVNIRGMETIQDGDVEMGESLGYTMKMVGSSTKDEDGIDVSVEPIFLANSHPLASVNNEFNAVYIYGDAVGETMLYGPGAGSLPTATSVVSDIIAACRNLLLGVNGKREHAAQHERVIKPADKSRSKYFHRLLVDDVVGVLSKVSAIYSQHGASIQSIVQNPGTDANEGKAELILKTHEISRQQHLDVLKKLEGMASLISHYRIEGEGAA, from the coding sequence ATGAGAAATGAAATTTCAATCGGATTATTAGGTTTCGGGACAGTAGGGAGCGGCGTGGCAAAGATTATCCAGCAACATCAGGAAGATCTTCAGCACAAACTCGGCGCCCAAGTCGCGATCCGGAAAGTACTTGTCCGGGATGCCGGGAAAGATCGGCTGTCGGACCTCGATCCGAATGTCTTCACGACAGATATTGAAGAAATCTTGAATGATTCTTCCCTCGACATAATTGTAGAAGTGATGGGCGGCATCGAAGGCGCAAGGGCAGCGATGGAGCAGGCATTGAAATCTGGCAAGCAAGTCGTGACTGCTAATAAGGACGTCATGGCACAATATGGCCACGATTTATTGAAACTGGCGGATGCCGAGAAATGCGATCTCTTCTATGAAGCGAGTGTAGCCGGCGGCATTCCGATTATCCGTACGCTAGAAGACGGACTGGCTTCTGACCGTATCTCGAGCATGATGGGTATCGTCAATGGGACTACGAACTTTATCCTGACAAAGATGAAGCAGGAAAAGAAAAGCTATGAAGATGCACTCGCAGAAGCGACCGAACTCGGGTTTGCGGAAGCCGACCCGACAGCGGATGTCGGTGGCCTCGACGCAGCACGCAAGATGGTCATCTTGTCATCGCTTGCCTATTCGACAGAAGTGAAGCTGGATGATGTCAATATCCGCGGCATGGAAACGATTCAAGACGGTGATGTGGAGATGGGCGAGAGCTTAGGCTATACGATGAAAATGGTCGGCTCTTCGACAAAAGACGAAGATGGCATCGATGTGTCTGTTGAACCGATTTTCCTGGCGAACAGCCATCCTTTGGCTTCGGTCAATAACGAATTCAACGCTGTTTATATTTATGGGGATGCGGTCGGTGAAACGATGCTTTACGGACCAGGAGCAGGATCACTGCCGACTGCGACATCAGTCGTCTCCGATATCATTGCGGCATGCAGGAACTTGCTTCTCGGAGTGAACGGGAAACGCGAACACGCAGCGCAGCATGAACGTGTGATCAAGCCTGCGGATAAAAGCCGTTCGAAATATTTCCATCGTTTGCTGGTGGATGATGTGGTCGGTGTATTGTCCAAAGTGAGCGCCATATACAGCCAGCACGGCGCGAGTATTCAATCGATCGTGCAGAATCCGGGAACCGATGCAAACGAAGGGAAAGCGGAACTTATTTTAAAAACACACGAAATTTCACGCCAACAGCATTTGGATGTCTTGAAAAAACTGGAAGGAATGGCAAGCCTAATTAGTCATTACCGCATTGAAGGAGAGGGTGCAGCATGA
- a CDS encoding aspartate kinase: MKVCKFGGTSVASAQQIKKVASIIKADPARRIVVVSAPGKRHSGDIKVTDLLIRLASAALLGESIQQPLQAVIERYTEIADELGLDRDIIDIIRADLTGRLRADSGQHDLYIDSIKAAGEDNSAKLIAAYFTSIGMQAEYVNPHTAGLFVNDPPERAQALPESYGQLASLAQKPSITVFPGFFAYTKSGILRTFDRGGSDITGSILAAAVKAELYENFTDVDCVFAANPQVVDNPVEIEQMTYREMRELSYAGFAVLHDEALMPAYRASVPLCIRNTNNPSAPGTMIVAERASSPRPVTGISADSGFSTLYVGKYLMNREVGFGRKLLQILEEEEISYEHIPSGIDNLSVILRSHQLDDEKERRIIGRVKDELQADDVHIRNDFSMIVLVGEGMNNNKGLTARAAAAFARTDVNIEMINQGSSEVSLVFGILKEDEAKILNELYKEFFAPALVGQ, from the coding sequence ATGAAAGTATGCAAATTCGGTGGAACTTCAGTCGCTAGCGCACAGCAAATCAAAAAAGTCGCAAGCATCATCAAAGCGGACCCAGCACGCCGGATTGTGGTCGTCTCAGCTCCAGGCAAACGCCATAGTGGAGATATAAAAGTGACCGACCTGCTCATCCGTCTCGCGTCCGCCGCATTATTGGGCGAATCCATCCAACAGCCCTTGCAGGCAGTCATTGAGCGTTACACGGAAATTGCCGATGAACTCGGGCTCGACCGGGATATCATCGACATCATCCGTGCCGATCTCACAGGCCGCCTCCGTGCAGACAGCGGCCAGCATGATTTGTATATCGACTCGATCAAAGCGGCAGGAGAAGACAATTCAGCGAAATTGATCGCTGCCTACTTCACATCCATCGGAATGCAGGCGGAGTACGTCAATCCGCACACAGCTGGTTTGTTCGTCAATGATCCGCCGGAACGCGCCCAAGCCTTGCCGGAATCCTATGGCCAGCTTGCCTCTTTAGCGCAAAAGCCATCCATCACCGTCTTTCCTGGATTTTTTGCTTACACAAAATCCGGAATACTTCGGACGTTCGATCGGGGCGGCTCCGATATTACAGGGTCGATCCTGGCAGCTGCCGTCAAGGCGGAGCTGTATGAGAATTTCACAGACGTCGACTGTGTCTTTGCCGCCAATCCACAAGTTGTCGATAATCCGGTAGAAATCGAGCAGATGACTTACCGCGAGATGCGCGAGTTGTCTTACGCCGGATTCGCCGTCCTTCATGATGAAGCCTTGATGCCTGCCTACCGGGCGTCGGTGCCGCTGTGCATCCGCAACACCAATAATCCGTCCGCTCCAGGCACGATGATTGTCGCAGAACGCGCTAGCTCCCCGCGCCCCGTCACCGGGATCTCCGCAGATAGCGGCTTCTCCACCTTATATGTCGGCAAGTATTTAATGAACCGCGAAGTCGGATTCGGCCGAAAGCTGCTGCAAATCCTGGAAGAAGAGGAAATCTCCTACGAACATATCCCATCTGGCATCGATAATCTATCAGTCATCCTCAGAAGCCATCAGCTCGATGATGAAAAAGAACGACGCATCATTGGACGGGTCAAGGACGAACTTCAGGCGGACGATGTCCATATCCGCAATGATTTCTCGATGATTGTCTTGGTCGGCGAAGGAATGAACAATAATAAAGGCCTGACTGCCCGTGCTGCCGCTGCGTTTGCGCGCACCGACGTGAATATTGAAATGATCAACCAGGGATCTTCCGAAGTCAGCTTGGTGTTCGGCATCTTAAAAGAAGATGAAGCAAAAATCCTCAATGAACTGTACAAAGAATTTTTCGCCCCGGCGCTTGTCGGCCAGTAA
- a CDS encoding cupin domain-containing protein, translating to MKDAQFFHFEDDGAIPNNPELPVVFYPAAFSGKTERIEQAFQQHGWGNTWQGGVFDFHHYHSNTHEALGVVSGSARLQLGGESGEEVEVQAGDVCVLPAGTGHKRLSASDDFRIVGAYPGGVEYNLKTGEPDERPYVLEDIQNTPIPKTDPVYGDEGPLLLEWNA from the coding sequence ATGAAAGATGCACAGTTTTTTCATTTTGAAGACGATGGCGCCATCCCGAATAACCCGGAGCTTCCAGTAGTTTTTTATCCCGCTGCATTCAGCGGCAAGACAGAACGAATCGAACAGGCTTTTCAGCAGCATGGCTGGGGCAATACGTGGCAAGGCGGCGTATTCGATTTTCATCATTACCATAGCAACACGCACGAAGCACTTGGAGTGGTGAGCGGATCGGCGCGGCTCCAATTGGGCGGTGAAAGCGGGGAAGAAGTGGAAGTGCAAGCTGGGGATGTCTGCGTTTTACCCGCGGGAACAGGCCATAAACGCCTATCAGCAAGCGATGATTTCCGCATCGTTGGCGCCTATCCCGGAGGTGTGGAATATAATCTGAAAACCGGTGAGCCAGATGAGCGTCCATATGTATTGGAAGATATCCAGAATACGCCGATTCCGAAGACCGATCCTGTTTACGGTGACGAAGGACCATTGCTTTTAGAGTGGAATGCTTGA
- a CDS encoding M20/M25/M40 family metallo-hydrolase codes for MERFWDTPEKMEDLLCELVSWESIYLTQGEAEFPVKLKGLLGELDYFKQHPDQLELGEVNWGRTFLTALYKHEDAVDTVVLISHFDTVSTEDYGVLRPLASNPRLLTRALHDYKEMLSEEALADLESGNYLFGRGTMDMKAGLALHMALLEKASTEQWPVNLVLLTVPDEEVNSNGMRHAVPFLLELAETHQLDYSLFLNGEPVFAQDPKESDFKVYSGSIGKIMPSALFYGKETHVGEPLSGLTSNYMASYLTQEMSWNPKFRETLYGETSPLPVTVLQRDVKMEYSAQTPYRAVSMYNVFLLERNAEETMQMFEETAREALAKMSHDYVEMCTREGIEPVNEVKVFRFEELKEYALEKLGEKAVEQIMSNVTEDVDHDVREQSHAITDQLLIQCHELTPAVILLFAPPYYPPVNSSDSELVQKCIHQVQETALERFGLEVKQGHYFNGISDLSYVNFQDQNEGWQTYEQNTPVYGRSYSIPFDSMNKLKAPVLNVGPFGRDAHQRTERLNRKSAFEELPVLLEDLLLSQFTPVLSNKQA; via the coding sequence ATGGAGCGTTTCTGGGACACACCGGAGAAAATGGAGGATTTGCTGTGCGAGTTGGTCAGCTGGGAAAGTATTTACCTGACTCAAGGGGAAGCGGAATTCCCGGTTAAATTGAAAGGTTTGTTGGGCGAATTGGATTATTTCAAACAGCACCCGGACCAATTGGAGCTCGGCGAAGTCAACTGGGGACGAACGTTTTTGACGGCGCTTTATAAACATGAAGACGCTGTGGATACGGTTGTTCTGATCAGCCATTTCGATACGGTGTCCACTGAGGATTATGGAGTTTTACGCCCATTGGCTTCAAACCCACGCCTGTTGACACGTGCGCTCCATGATTATAAGGAAATGCTCAGTGAAGAAGCACTGGCTGATTTGGAGTCGGGCAATTATTTGTTCGGCCGCGGCACGATGGATATGAAAGCAGGACTCGCTTTGCATATGGCGCTGCTCGAAAAGGCATCGACAGAACAATGGCCGGTCAATCTGGTGTTGTTGACGGTGCCGGATGAGGAAGTCAATTCCAACGGCATGCGCCATGCCGTCCCGTTTCTTTTGGAATTAGCGGAAACGCATCAGCTCGACTATTCCTTGTTTTTAAACGGAGAACCGGTATTCGCCCAGGATCCAAAAGAAAGCGATTTTAAAGTATACAGCGGAAGTATCGGGAAAATCATGCCGAGCGCCTTGTTTTACGGAAAAGAAACGCATGTCGGCGAACCGCTCAGCGGGCTGACTTCGAATTATATGGCTTCCTATTTGACTCAGGAAATGAGCTGGAACCCGAAATTCCGTGAAACGCTTTACGGCGAAACTTCGCCCCTTCCGGTCACAGTCTTGCAGCGTGACGTTAAAATGGAATACTCTGCGCAGACCCCGTATCGCGCGGTGTCCATGTACAATGTTTTCCTGCTCGAACGCAATGCGGAAGAAACGATGCAAATGTTTGAAGAAACGGCTCGTGAAGCACTGGCTAAAATGAGCCATGATTACGTCGAGATGTGTACGCGTGAAGGAATCGAGCCGGTCAACGAAGTGAAAGTTTTCCGCTTCGAAGAGCTGAAAGAATATGCACTTGAGAAACTGGGGGAAAAAGCGGTTGAGCAGATTATGTCCAATGTCACAGAAGATGTGGATCACGATGTGCGCGAACAATCCCACGCCATTACTGATCAATTATTGATTCAATGCCATGAACTGACGCCTGCGGTCATCTTGCTGTTTGCGCCGCCATATTATCCGCCAGTCAATTCGAGTGATTCAGAGCTTGTCCAGAAATGCATTCATCAAGTGCAGGAAACGGCGCTAGAGCGGTTTGGCCTGGAAGTGAAGCAAGGCCATTATTTCAACGGCATTTCCGATTTAAGCTATGTCAATTTCCAAGACCAAAACGAAGGCTGGCAGACGTATGAACAGAACACGCCTGTTTACGGCAGAAGTTATAGCATTCCGTTCGATTCGATGAACAAGCTCAAGGCGCCGGTATTGAATGTCGGTCCATTCGGGCGTGACGCGCATCAGCGTACGGAACGTTTGAATCGCAAGAGTGCATTCGAGGAGCTTCCTGTCCTGCTGGAAGATTTGCTGCTGTCGCAGTTCACGCCGGTATTGTCGAATAAACAAGCATAA
- a CDS encoding aminotransferase class I/II-fold pyridoxal phosphate-dependent enzyme: protein MSMRLNKRVESIQISGIRQFANQIPAYPEAVNLTIGQPDFPTPEAVKQAGVEAIRNDQTSYTHNAGAMELRQAVQSFFKDSYGLSYRAEDEIIVTNGASEGLDSVFRTILEEGDEVILPAPTYPGYEPLVQLCGATVVYLDTSGTGFKPDPQALEELITERTKAVLMNFPSNPTGVTMTMDELDALKTVFERHDLFILTDEIYSENTFGGAHCTFACFESLREKTILVHGLSKSHSMTGWRIGFILGPVEVMQHVLKVHQYNAICASTPSQHAAIEALVHQRQVPAEMNKAYVERRDFVYKRLTEMGIEVVMPTGAFYIFPSIKKFGLTSYDFAIRLLKEGGVAAVPGSAFTEYGEGFLRISYAYSMPVLKQGMDRLENFISTLKKQV, encoded by the coding sequence ATGAGTATGAGATTAAATAAACGAGTCGAGTCGATTCAGATTTCTGGGATCCGACAATTCGCCAATCAAATACCGGCTTATCCCGAGGCGGTCAATTTGACGATCGGCCAGCCGGATTTCCCCACTCCTGAAGCAGTTAAACAAGCAGGGGTCGAGGCCATCCGCAATGATCAGACAAGCTATACACATAATGCAGGCGCGATGGAACTGCGCCAGGCTGTTCAATCATTTTTCAAAGACAGCTACGGCTTGTCGTACCGTGCAGAAGATGAAATAATCGTCACCAACGGCGCAAGCGAAGGGCTTGATTCCGTATTCCGAACCATTTTGGAAGAAGGCGATGAAGTGATCTTGCCGGCGCCGACTTACCCCGGCTACGAGCCGCTCGTGCAACTATGCGGCGCCACAGTCGTCTACTTGGATACATCTGGAACTGGCTTTAAACCAGATCCACAAGCGCTCGAAGAACTAATTACTGAGCGCACCAAAGCGGTCTTGATGAATTTTCCGTCCAATCCCACAGGCGTCACCATGACGATGGACGAGTTGGACGCTTTAAAAACAGTTTTCGAACGCCACGACCTGTTTATCTTGACGGATGAAATCTATAGTGAAAACACATTCGGTGGTGCTCACTGCACATTCGCCTGCTTTGAGAGCTTGCGAGAGAAAACCATACTCGTGCACGGTTTATCAAAATCCCATTCGATGACCGGGTGGCGTATCGGTTTTATTTTAGGGCCTGTGGAAGTGATGCAGCATGTCTTGAAAGTCCATCAATACAACGCAATCTGTGCCTCGACTCCTTCACAGCATGCTGCGATTGAAGCGCTTGTGCACCAGCGCCAAGTGCCGGCTGAAATGAACAAAGCCTATGTTGAACGGCGTGATTTTGTTTACAAGCGGCTGACGGAGATGGGTATTGAGGTGGTCATGCCGACAGGCGCATTCTATATTTTTCCGTCCATCAAAAAATTTGGTTTAACGTCTTATGACTTTGCCATCCGTTTATTGAAAGAAGGCGGTGTGGCAGCGGTACCTGGATCGGCATTCACTGAATACGGAGAAGGCTTCTTGCGAATTTCTTATGCTTACAGCATGCCGGTATTAAAGCAAGGGATGGACCGTCTGGAAAACTTTATTTCAACACTAAAAAAACAGGTATAG
- a CDS encoding TRM11 family SAM-dependent methyltransferase, which produces MKPLSPTGGFIYTYAYHQDEKDLCQLEMRAFFGTDTGGKVIKSSRAIAPGRSPFIKERIELLFEATEFADIVKLAGELDMEDSTFKVIFPKINGLNAAEQVDFDKKRDMERQIGFVIKGKADVHNPDIIFGLIPFDGRWHFGIYQLSESVWFKHQQKPREYSTALSTKTARAIANIAVPEPTGIKAIDPCCGIGTVLVEALSMGIDIVGRDINPLVVDGSRENIAHFGLSGSVDLGAIADITEQYDVAIIDMPYNLYTHATPDEQQEILKHALPVTEKLLVVTIDPIDHMIENAGFIITDRCIAKKSLFLREILVCEKTEMPHFSAQELQQS; this is translated from the coding sequence TTGAAACCATTATCGCCAACAGGTGGATTTATATATACCTATGCTTACCATCAAGATGAAAAGGATTTATGCCAATTGGAAATGCGCGCATTTTTTGGAACGGACACTGGCGGAAAAGTCATTAAAAGCAGTCGCGCCATCGCTCCCGGGCGAAGCCCATTCATCAAGGAACGGATTGAGCTCTTGTTTGAAGCAACAGAATTTGCTGATATTGTAAAACTGGCTGGAGAATTGGATATGGAGGATTCCACATTCAAAGTGATCTTCCCAAAAATCAACGGCTTGAACGCGGCTGAACAAGTGGATTTTGACAAAAAGCGTGACATGGAGCGTCAAATCGGCTTTGTCATTAAAGGAAAAGCCGATGTCCACAATCCGGATATCATATTCGGGCTAATTCCATTTGACGGCCGCTGGCATTTCGGGATCTATCAATTGAGTGAATCGGTGTGGTTTAAACACCAGCAAAAACCGCGTGAATATTCCACTGCACTCAGTACGAAAACCGCTCGTGCCATTGCCAATATTGCCGTGCCGGAGCCAACAGGCATCAAAGCAATCGATCCTTGCTGCGGAATCGGGACGGTGCTAGTCGAAGCCTTATCGATGGGGATCGACATCGTTGGCCGGGATATCAACCCGCTCGTCGTCGATGGCTCGCGGGAAAACATAGCGCACTTCGGTTTGTCTGGATCGGTCGATTTGGGCGCAATTGCCGACATTACAGAGCAATACGATGTCGCCATCATTGACATGCCTTATAACCTCTACACGCACGCGACACCCGATGAACAACAGGAAATCCTGAAACATGCCTTGCCGGTTACTGAAAAACTGCTCGTCGTCACGATCGACCCGATCGACCATATGATAGAGAACGCAGGGTTCATAATAACCGACCGCTGCATTGCAAAAAAATCACTGTTTCTACGTGAAATCCTCGTATGCGAGAAAACGGAGATGCCGCATTTTTCTGCCCAGGAACTTCAGCAATCGTAA
- a CDS encoding lytic transglycosylase: MTELHLTPVPPAKQKEPQTPKGKKRLSKVLLSFALVSSAAAAGPVMSPSAATEVASYYTVQKGDTFYSIAKKYGLVVEQLMAANFTTSTKIIVGQKIAIPHKTQPWSGNQEDLNARNYQVVKGDTLYSISKRTGVSIDSIKRLNNLSSDLIMVGQVLTLYPDVGVIHRTSATYYVKSGDTKYTLRNKFGNTVTLPSGELQVLQPLKITGKVLELTTEEPFGLADGRVIEVKVGNDYYAINLYQGNEPIQYLADRNDLRLTFTVVRVGERYEMVSYAVQELE; the protein is encoded by the coding sequence ATGACTGAACTTCATTTGACACCTGTCCCTCCAGCCAAACAGAAAGAGCCTCAAACGCCGAAAGGGAAAAAACGGCTATCCAAAGTTCTCTTGTCATTTGCTCTAGTCTCGTCCGCAGCAGCGGCAGGCCCTGTCATGTCACCTAGTGCAGCAACGGAAGTGGCCAGCTATTACACAGTCCAAAAAGGGGACACGTTCTACAGCATCGCGAAAAAGTATGGCTTGGTGGTTGAACAACTGATGGCGGCGAACTTCACGACAAGCACCAAAATTATCGTTGGGCAAAAAATTGCCATCCCGCATAAAACTCAACCATGGTCTGGAAACCAGGAAGATTTGAATGCGAGAAATTATCAAGTGGTCAAAGGGGATACGTTGTACTCCATTTCCAAACGGACCGGTGTTTCGATTGACAGCATCAAGCGGTTGAACAACTTGTCATCCGACCTGATCATGGTCGGCCAAGTCTTGACGCTGTACCCGGATGTCGGGGTGATTCACCGGACTTCCGCAACGTATTATGTGAAGTCAGGTGATACGAAATACACGCTTCGCAATAAATTCGGCAACACGGTCACTTTGCCAAGTGGTGAATTGCAGGTGCTCCAGCCGCTTAAAATCACTGGGAAAGTTCTTGAACTTACTACAGAAGAACCTTTCGGGTTAGCGGATGGCCGAGTGATTGAAGTAAAAGTCGGCAATGATTATTATGCGATTAACCTTTATCAAGGAAACGAACCCATCCAGTATTTGGCGGATCGTAATGATCTTAGGCTGACGTTTACGGTCGTTCGGGTAGGCGAGCGTTATGAAATGGTTTCCTATGCGGTTCAAGAGCTGGAATGA